From one Acipenser ruthenus chromosome 21, fAciRut3.2 maternal haplotype, whole genome shotgun sequence genomic stretch:
- the LOC117426590 gene encoding U11/U12 small nuclear ribonucleoprotein 35 kDa protein-like yields MNEWTPVATVYNPLRAGSIDGTDVDPHDRAVWRAMVARYVPNKEVVGDPHHTLFVSRLNRQTTEEKLKEVFSKYGDIQRLRVVRDIVTGISKGYAFIEYKEERALLKAHRDANKLIVDQHELFVDFEQERTLKGWVPRRLGGGLGGKKESGQLRFGGRDRPFRKPINLPLMMSDHSFTDRQHTRGERQLSQERARDRQREKGIDRDERWRDRSQDREKGRARREERDRERERNDRDHDKERKDTAGETQKQRARLQKSKG; encoded by the coding sequence ATGAACGAGTGGACGCCTGTAGCGACTGTGTACAACCCTCTCAGAGCTGGGAGCATCGATGGCACAGACGTGGACCCTCACGACCGGGCCGTGTGGAGGGCGATGGTGGCACGCTATGTCCCCAACAAAGAAGTGGTAGGCGACCCTCACCACACTCTGTTCGTATCCCGACTCAACCGCCAAACGACAGAGGAAAAGCTGAAAGAGGTCTTCTCCAAATACGGGGACATTCAGAGGCTTCGTGTTGTCAGAGACATCGTCACAGGGATATCCAAGGGATATGCGTTTATTGAATACAAAGAGGAGCGCGCCCTTTTAAAAGCTCACAGAGATGCCAATAAGCTGATTGTGGACCAGCATGAGCTCTTTGTGGACTTTGAACAGGAGAGGACCCTGAAAGGCTGGGTCCCGCGTCGCCTTGGGGGAGGACTGGGGGGTAAGAAGGAATCGGGACAGTTGAGGTTCGGTGGACGGGACAGACCTTTCCGAAAACCCATCAATCTGCCCCTGATGATGAGCGACCACTCATTTACGGACAGGCAGCATACAAGAGGAGAGAGGCAGCTCTCTCAGGAGAGAGCAAGAGACAGGCAGAGGGAGAAGGGTATTGATAGAgatgagagatggagagacagatcCCAGgacagagagaaagggagggcGAGAAgggaagagagagacagagagagagaacggAATGATAGGGATCATGACAAAGAAAGGAAAGACACAGCGGGAGAGACACAGAAGCAAAGAGCGCGACTCCAAAAGAGTAAAGGATGA